A portion of the Halalkalicoccus tibetensis genome contains these proteins:
- a CDS encoding NAD(P)-dependent oxidoreductase, producing MDVLMTGANGTVGTAIADGLDRGFATLDAAGEADYHADVADYEAIRPAFEGRDAVVHLAGYASTDATWEEALTNNVVGTANVLRAADDAGVDRVVFASSNHVVGMYEADHAPELYEPGYDLLIDHTDPIRPDSHYGASKACGEAFGRQYTENHGIRFLALRIGTVNDPGYDHPYGDAELGVERGEWERGSEAYDRQVARMKGTWLSRRDCASLVERCLSADRRFEVLYGVSDNERRWFDIDHARAAVGYDPRDDGEEWDEPP from the coding sequence ATGGACGTCCTCATGACCGGCGCGAACGGGACCGTCGGGACCGCGATCGCCGACGGGCTCGATCGGGGGTTCGCCACGCTCGACGCGGCGGGCGAGGCCGACTACCACGCCGACGTCGCCGACTACGAGGCGATCCGACCCGCCTTCGAGGGCCGGGACGCGGTGGTCCACCTCGCGGGCTACGCGTCGACCGACGCCACGTGGGAGGAGGCCCTGACGAACAACGTCGTGGGGACGGCGAACGTGCTCCGGGCGGCCGACGACGCGGGCGTCGACCGCGTCGTCTTCGCCTCCTCGAACCACGTCGTCGGGATGTACGAGGCCGACCACGCGCCCGAGCTGTACGAGCCCGGCTACGACCTGCTGATCGATCACACGGATCCCATCAGGCCCGACTCCCACTACGGCGCCTCGAAGGCCTGCGGCGAGGCGTTCGGCCGCCAGTACACCGAGAACCACGGGATCCGGTTTCTCGCCCTACGGATCGGCACCGTGAACGACCCGGGGTACGACCACCCCTACGGTGACGCGGAACTGGGCGTCGAGAGGGGCGAATGGGAGCGCGGGAGCGAGGCCTACGACCGGCAGGTCGCCCGGATGAAGGGGACGTGGCTCTCGCGGCGGGACTGTGCGAGCCTCGTCGAGCGCTGTCTCTCGGCCGACCGGCGCTTCGAGGTGCTCTACGGCGTCAGTGACAACGAGCGACGCTGGTTCGACATCGATCACGCCCGCGCGGCGGTCGGCTACGACCCGCGGGACGACGGCGAGGAGTGGGACGAACCCCCATAG
- a CDS encoding class 1 fructose-bisphosphatase, which produces MDRATVVDEVFETVASTAPEVRAALPGRRTETEDQNPSGELRLAADDYADELLEERLGAISGVGQYASEETQEAVDTGEGLAVAVDPLDGSSNLKPNNTMGTIVGVYDAPLPATGRELVGAAYVLYGPITTMAAAVEGEVTEYVVTDGEREAVREELTLPDEPAIYGFGGRVPDWPDEFAAYAEEIESDESLRLRYGGSMIGDVNQILTYGGVFAYPALESAPEGKLRLQFEGNPVGYIVEAAGGRSSDGERSLLDVEPDDLHGRVPVHVGSTGLIDRLEDALN; this is translated from the coding sequence ATGGACCGAGCAACCGTCGTCGACGAGGTCTTCGAGACGGTCGCGAGCACCGCCCCCGAGGTTCGTGCCGCCCTGCCGGGTCGGCGGACCGAGACCGAGGACCAGAACCCCAGCGGCGAGCTCCGGCTGGCCGCCGACGACTACGCCGACGAGCTGCTCGAGGAGCGGCTGGGCGCCATCAGCGGCGTCGGCCAGTACGCCAGTGAGGAGACCCAGGAGGCCGTCGACACCGGCGAGGGCCTGGCGGTCGCGGTCGACCCGCTCGACGGCTCCTCGAACCTCAAGCCCAACAACACGATGGGGACGATCGTGGGCGTCTACGACGCGCCGCTTCCGGCGACCGGCCGGGAGCTCGTCGGGGCGGCCTACGTGCTCTACGGCCCGATCACGACGATGGCCGCCGCGGTCGAGGGTGAAGTCACCGAGTACGTCGTGACCGACGGCGAGCGCGAGGCGGTCCGCGAGGAGCTCACGCTTCCCGACGAGCCGGCGATCTACGGCTTCGGCGGCCGGGTCCCCGACTGGCCCGACGAGTTCGCCGCGTACGCCGAGGAGATAGAGAGCGACGAGAGCCTCCGGCTCAGATACGGCGGCTCCATGATCGGCGACGTCAACCAGATCCTCACCTACGGTGGCGTCTTCGCCTACCCCGCACTGGAGTCCGCGCCGGAGGGCAAGCTGCGCCTCCAGTTCGAGGGCAACCCGGTGGGGTATATCGTCGAGGCCGCGGGCGGGCGCTCCTCGGACGGCGAGCGCTCGCTCCTCGACGTCGAGCCCGACGACCTCCACGGGCGCGTTCCCGTTCACGTCGGCTCGACCGGGCTGATCGACCGGCTCGAGGACGCCCTGAACTGA
- a CDS encoding peptide chain release factor 1 codes for MSTATPDLRERIETVENASADRTSLVTVAIPPEEDLEAVRNRIEHDHAESEYGDSEPTNQFVEEALEELRGILREYDEVPPNGLVVYAGVVDEESVEYVFDDLPTPIEEFVYEQGNEFDTDPLESMTEPSATYGLLVVERGGAALGHLEGEEVVPVETLENEVAEETPSLDSAPEEAEGGALEDRQAEWKEGFFDDVADAAERAFLGEEPVDGLLVGGTEITVEDFTGDDRLDHRLQDLLAGTYSVEYASEQGLRQLAERAEDELTEAEDLPAREALDEFFDRVDDDDGVVYGRETVDEALTYDAVETLLLSESVPAEEASELAERAEEIEADHVIVPTDIERGEQFEEGFDGYGALLRFEIE; via the coding sequence ATGAGCACGGCGACACCCGATCTCCGCGAACGGATCGAGACCGTAGAGAACGCGTCGGCCGACCGGACGAGCCTCGTCACGGTCGCCATCCCGCCCGAGGAGGACCTCGAGGCGGTCCGCAACCGTATCGAGCACGACCACGCCGAGTCGGAGTACGGCGACTCGGAGCCGACCAACCAGTTCGTCGAGGAGGCCCTCGAGGAGCTGCGGGGGATCCTCCGGGAGTACGACGAGGTCCCGCCGAACGGCCTGGTCGTCTACGCGGGCGTCGTCGACGAGGAGTCCGTCGAGTACGTCTTCGACGACCTCCCGACGCCGATCGAGGAGTTCGTCTACGAACAGGGCAACGAGTTCGACACCGACCCCCTCGAGAGCATGACCGAGCCCTCGGCGACCTACGGCCTGCTCGTCGTCGAGCGCGGCGGCGCGGCGCTGGGCCACCTCGAGGGCGAGGAGGTCGTCCCCGTCGAGACCCTCGAGAACGAGGTCGCCGAGGAGACGCCCTCGCTCGACAGCGCGCCCGAGGAGGCCGAGGGCGGGGCCCTCGAGGACCGCCAGGCCGAGTGGAAGGAGGGCTTCTTCGACGACGTCGCTGACGCCGCCGAGCGCGCGTTCCTCGGCGAGGAGCCCGTCGACGGCCTGCTCGTCGGCGGCACCGAGATCACCGTCGAGGACTTCACCGGAGACGACCGGCTCGACCACCGGCTGCAGGACCTGCTCGCCGGCACCTACAGCGTCGAGTACGCCTCCGAGCAGGGGCTCCGACAGCTCGCCGAGCGCGCCGAGGACGAACTCACCGAGGCCGAGGACCTCCCCGCCCGCGAGGCGCTCGACGAGTTCTTCGATCGGGTCGATGACGACGACGGAGTCGTCTACGGGCGCGAGACAGTCGACGAGGCGCTGACCTACGACGCCGTCGAGACGCTGCTGCTCTCGGAATCGGTCCCCGCCGAGGAGGCCAGCGAGCTGGCCGAGCGCGCCGAGGAGATCGAGGCCGACCACGTGATCGTCCCGACCGACATCGAGCGCGGCGAGCAGTTCGAGGAAGGGTTTGACGGCTACGGCGCCCTGCTGCGCTTCGAGATCGAATAA
- a CDS encoding class I fructose-bisphosphate aldolase, which yields MLPLTDSPIVRDGKALILAYDHGLEHGPVDFEPVPETMDPERIFELATHDAVTTTAVQKGVAEAYYPSYEDDANLLLKLNGTSNLWMGEHDSAVNCSPEYAAELGADAVGFTLYGGSNHEVEMAEEFRDVQEGARDQGLPVVMWSYPRGQGLKNDTKPDTIAYAARLGLELGADITKVKYPGDPEAMEHACAMAAKSKVVMSGGSKTDDRAFLETVEEAMNAGASGLAVGRNVFQREDPESILDGLEEVIFEGATAEEALDSMGAEAAAASDD from the coding sequence GGCACTGATCCTCGCCTACGACCACGGGCTCGAGCACGGGCCGGTGGACTTCGAGCCCGTCCCCGAGACGATGGACCCCGAACGGATCTTCGAGCTCGCGACCCACGACGCGGTGACGACGACGGCCGTCCAGAAGGGGGTCGCGGAGGCGTACTACCCCTCCTACGAGGACGACGCCAACCTCCTGTTGAAGCTCAACGGCACCTCGAACCTCTGGATGGGCGAGCACGACTCGGCGGTGAACTGCTCGCCGGAGTACGCCGCCGAGCTGGGCGCCGACGCGGTCGGCTTCACCCTCTATGGCGGATCGAATCACGAGGTCGAGATGGCCGAGGAGTTCCGCGATGTCCAGGAGGGCGCCCGCGACCAGGGCCTGCCCGTCGTGATGTGGTCGTACCCGCGCGGCCAGGGGCTGAAGAACGACACCAAGCCCGACACGATCGCCTACGCGGCTAGGCTCGGACTCGAACTGGGCGCCGACATCACGAAGGTGAAGTATCCCGGCGACCCCGAGGCGATGGAACACGCCTGCGCGATGGCCGCGAAGAGCAAGGTCGTGATGTCGGGCGGGTCGAAGACCGACGACCGCGCGTTCCTCGAGACCGTCGAGGAGGCGATGAACGCCGGGGCCTCGGGGCTCGCGGTCGGGCGGAACGTCTTCCAGCGCGAGGACCCCGAATCGATCCTCGACGGGCTCGAAGAGGTCATCTTCGAGGGCGCGACCGCCGAGGAGGCGCTCGACTCGATGGGGGCCGAGGCCGCGGCCGCATCCGACGACTGA